The Desulfurispira natronophila genome contains the following window.
ACGAAATCATCCTGGGTGCCGTAGGCGTACTGCAGTTCGACGTGACCATGGCCCGCCTGAAAAACGAGTATAATGTGGAAGCCATCTATCAGCCCGCACAGTATTTCACCGCCCGCTGGATTGGCGGGGAGAAGAAGCAGCTGGTCGAGTTTGAAAAGAAGTTGCGCGCCAACCTCTTCCACGACGCCGAAGATCACCTCACCTACCTGGCCCCCAACAAATGGAACCTGGACTACGTGATGGAACAGTGGCCCGATATCCGCTTCCTGAAGACCCGGGAGCATGGCTGAGTCAAGATTTTGCTGCTTTCTCGACAGAAAGAGGGTCTCACACAAAGGCCACAAAGCCCTCAAAGAAAGGCAATCGCAACCATTCACGACTCTCAGTGATTTCCAGTAGGGGCGCCAGTGTTCCGAATCCAGTGGACGATTCTGCCAGGCTTTCACATCATCAATCATCGCATCGCTTACCTGAGAATCAGGGCAGGGGATACAACCAACTGGACGCTTACACAAAATAGCTTACATTCTCATTTTCCTTGCCGGATTTGACAGAGTGCCCCATAATATAGTTACATTCACAGGGTGAATTCATTAACCGTGAATATCTGAATTACGGAAAATCATGCAGCTTGCCAGGAGTCACCGCCATGAAAATGAATACCCTTACAGAGCAACTGATACAGGAGATTGAAACCCTTCCTCCACCACTCCAGCAAGAGGCGTTGCACTTTGCCGAGTTTCTCAAGTCGAAGCGAAGTCAGGAAGAGGCGACTACTGTGGAGTGCAGCGATGAGCATAATGGTGCAAAGCTGGCACGAATCATGTCTGAAATAGCCGCACGGGGTAATGCTTTTCAGGAGATTGAAGATCCCACCGTCTGGCAGCGGGAGATCCGCAAAGATCGCCTGTTGCCGGGAAGGGGGTAGTCGTGCTGCTCGACAGCAATATCTTTATCTATGCGATTCAGCCCCCGTACCAGTCTTTGCGCGACTGGCTCTTTCAGCAGCAGGTCATGGCATCAGATATTACCCGGCTTGAAGTGCTGGGCTATCACAAGCTGCATGAACTTGATAAGCGTGACCTGACCCGGCTGTTTGAACTGACAGTGCTTTGTCCTCTGTCATCAGACGTTGTGACGACCGCGATCAGGCTCAGGCAGCAGCGAAAAATGTCTCTGGGGATGGAATCATTGCCGCCACTGCGCTTACTGGCCAACTGACCCTGGTGACTCGCAATGTGGCCGACTTTGATTGGATTGAAGGTTTGACGCTGATGAATCCATTTGCAGCTTGCTGAAATATCTCAAACGAACTATGGGCTCACGAAGGCGCCAGAAAAGGTAGAGAGAAGGAATTGACCGCGAATACACGCGAATGAACGCAAATCTAGTAGAATGAAACAGGTCTCTCGCCTGTTTCCTGCGGCTCTGCGAGAGGAATCTTGTATTCGAAAAAATCCTGAGTGAATGCAAAACACACAGCCCACGGCGTATACCGTGGGCTGTGGCGTTAGCAGCTACAAGCGGGTTTCACCTGTTTAATTACTGGCGAGAGCATTGTTTACTTTATTAGCGGCACTACCATTAAGAAGGTACAGCGTCCAGTTGTTCCAGGGTCGCAGTCCCATGCTTTGAAAATCTGTTTTGCAGGTGGCATTATCGAAAGCTCCCAACATTGGGTAAACGGTGCCATCACCCATAACTTCATTCAGCATATAAAAGGTTTCTCCTGCTTGTGCCCACTGAAAGTTTTCAAGCTTGGCGTTGAACTCTAGCCCGCTGCTATCGAACAGATCATTCCAGTTAACGGAGCTGAGATCACCCTGGCAATCATCAATGGTATAACCTGAGTCCTGGATTTTTCCACGGAGTGCCCCAAGGTAGATATTGCGCTGATCATCGCTCAGGAAGTCAATGTGTAAACTTCTGCCGCCAATAGTGTAACGTTTGTCGTTATCAGTAAAGGTAATTTCCGTATCGAGCTTGCTGTTCAAGGTGTCAAGGGCTGTACAGTTATTTGCATCAGAGCAATTGCCTGTAACCTCCCCAACTTTTTCTAAGACCGTGGCAGGTGATACCAGTGCGCGTATAGGGAG
Protein-coding sequences here:
- a CDS encoding type II toxin-antitoxin system VapC family toxin, encoding MLLDSNIFIYAIQPPYQSLRDWLFQQQVMASDITRLEVLGYHKLHELDKRDLTRLFELTVLCPLSSDVVTTAIRLRQQRKMSLGMESLPPLRLLAN
- a CDS encoding DUF2281 domain-containing protein; the encoded protein is MKMNTLTEQLIQEIETLPPPLQQEALHFAEFLKSKRSQEEATTVECSDEHNGAKLARIMSEIAARGNAFQEIEDPTVWQREIRKDRLLPGRG